CTGTTGATAAAAGAACGCCATGGAAAGCAGGAAGTACTCCCATTATTAACCACTCAATTATGTGCACAAGGATCAGGAACATCATCAGCTTTGGTTCCAACCAAGGATCTACCTGATCTAATGACTATATCTTCAAAAACACCAACAGATCAGGTAAGATGGTATAAGCACCAATAATATCATACTGAAACAGAATATGCTTCCATTTTAGACTATGCATACATTGTTAATATATTACTTTCACTGTAGGAACTTGCAATGCTAACTCAATCCATAGCAGAATTTGATGATATGGACATTGATAAGTCACCAAGGTAAACATTCACTCACATATTCTTATCTATGCCTCTACTTAATAATGCATAATctaataaaatattatttatctcCACTACAGAAATTGGGATGACACACCAGCTGCAACTAAAAGAAGGCCTTATGATGATATTGAGGATGATGACAAAAAGCATGTCTTTAAGAAAGGCAAGAAATCTGATATGCAGCCATCAACCAAGTAAAAAATTACAACAGGTACTTCAATacttaatacttcatacatacaTGTTTGTACACTCATTCTGTGGTTATACCATCTTAGGAATTTTTGCTTCGAGTTGGTCATTAGACACCACTAGAATTCATGTTGTCTGTATTCTACTACCGTTACAGGTCTGTCATTGCTGACATAAAACTGGCAATTGGAATGGCATGCATGCGCACCACATTAATTCACAGAATGTTCGCTTTTGCATAGCTACTTCATATTAAAGTTCCATATTGCCGCTTGAAAGATACAATAGGAATACATATAAAACTTTCTTGCCATGTTGAAATGCTGAATTTTTTGCATTCCATATTAAAATATTACTTTTAAGCTTACATTTTGTCAATTTACTGCTCATAATCCTACAAATTGTTTTTAACATCTATTGTTCTAACAATACATTAGCTTCTTTTTTTTCAGATATTGGCCATGCAACAACTATTTTGATGCTTACTTCAAAACCACCTTTTGTCACTTCTTGTGTCCCAGCCAAACACACCAATATCTATACTGCTTTTGTGACAAACACAACTATATTCACAATGCTTTGGAAGTGGCTCTTCTTTTGGTGTATATAATGCCATCTTCTTACTCTGTTTCTTCACAAGTTGGGTTATGTGATAGTTCAAACACTAAATATCCCTCTTGcgaatatatttatatattgtGTGTCGAACCATGAATTAATATGAacatttatgtatatatatcCCTATTCAACTTCTTTGTCATGTCTATAATGTATAAATGAGTTTCCGATGGTTTAAGGACACTACGTGCTTCATTATTTTGGTAAACCTCAATTTCTTCAACTCCCATGTGTTCAGATACCTGTAGGCAAAAGAGATGAACTCTTATGTGCAAAAACAAATCGACCAGCCATGGCCCAGCCGCGCGTCTTttctagtacttcatctctccCGGCCCACCTAGGACGCTGGGCCACGCGGGGAAGATGGAGGGTGCGAGCGCCAGCTACGGTCTCAGCGGAGGCGCGAGCGGTGTGGTTTTTGTCAAACTTTAGGGGTACTTTCGTACTAGTGGGTGTGTGGACGCGGAAGGAGCCGAAAAATTGGACTCTGGTCCGTGCCTCCGTTCTCGCACTTGAGTGACAAGGCCGAAACCAAACCCACACTGCTACCGGCtacctctcccccccccccccccccctcctcgcAGGCCCATCCCGGACCAACCCTAGCTCAGCCTCACCCATGGTGCAAGACGCACCcaacgccctcgccctcgcccccgTCGCCGACCACCCCGCCCCACCGCCCCGCCTCGTTTCCAAgcaccgcccgcgccgccgcgcagcggCCTCCCgcccgcccctgccgcccccggcGCCCGCCCTGCCCGACCTCACCCAGTGCCACTGCTGCGGCGTCCGCTTCCCGAcgccgcagcagccgggggCCAAGCCCAAGCGCCGCCCGGTCCGCCCGTTCGGCTCCCTGTGGCGCGCCGTCCTCCTCTGCGCGGAATGCCTCTCCCTCGTCACCTCCGCGGCCGTCTGCTCCTACTGCCTCTCCCTCGACAACCCCCCGCCCGAGGACTCGGCCGTCTCCTGTCGCCGCTGCAGGCGCTTCGTCCACCTATCCTGCATCCCAGCCCAGCACCGCACGGCCCTGATCCAGCCCGTCGACCTGGAGGATTTCTTCTGCGTCGATTGCTGCCCCACCCTGAGACCGAAGGTCGGGGGCTTCAATTTGGGGATGAATCTGGAGGCTTACCCCCGGGATCCTACCTCCGTGGCTGGGGGCGACGCTCTGAGGAAGGCTGTAGAGGTGAAGTCGCCTTCCAAGCGGGGTAAGGAAGCCGTTGGCGCTGGGTTCGCGGGGCGGGGCAGTGGTGATCCGGTGCTGCTGGATGAGGAGCTAGCTTTGCAGCTGCATCTGGCGATGAATGGATCGCAGAGGATTTCACGGTCAGGGAACTCATCTAGTGGTGCCTCTGTCGAGCCAGGCAGGGGGAATAATGGTGTGGTTGCTGGAAGGAATACCAATGGAAATCAGGAGATTTGTGTAACCAATATGGTGGCTCAGCTTGATGACGAAGAAGAACCAGGTCGCAACAAGGTTTTAAAGCGTTTTAGGAGATCTTATTCCTTAATCACAGTGGTTCTTGCGCTAGAATGTGTGAAAGGTAAACACACCAAGGAGGGCATGAAAGCTAAAAGAAAATGTCCTCCTGTGACTCTACAGCAGGATGGGTTGGTCAATCCTTATAAGAAGAAGTATAGCAAAAGGAGCTCAATTAAGCAAGCAAAAGTTGAATGTGTTGCAAGTAGGACCATGTCTGATGAGAAGGACAGAGATGGTGATCATGGTGATAATGGTGTTGCTCCAATGAAATAGACTGCTTGTGCCTTTTGGAGGTACTGATTTTTTGGCACAGTTTTTAtgctcttttttatttctttatggGTGTAATATGCATATCGTGTATGCCTTTTATGTCATTGTGCGATTCTGCAACTTCAATGTTGTTAAATATCCAAGTGACTGCTGCTTATTTGCCATTGCAAAGATGTTGATGTTGCGAAATATCTTTGAGATAAAGGCCATCTGGGATAGATGCTGTTATAGAAATCAATTAATTAACGAAGTGCTGCTAAGACAATTTCATGTTGCTGCGTAGGCTGGAAGGAGCTCGTGTCTAGTTTTCTTGCAACTTATCAACAACCTTGCAACATGATTCTTGCCTATTGACCAAGCCATAACCAATTTGCTGCCAGCAGTGGCATTAGTTTCCCTATGCAATCTTGCTCTAACATGACACCCTTTTGTTGGTTAACTAGCACCAAAGAAGTGGCTAAAGATAGCATCAACTTGCAACAGAGACACAGATAGGTCACTGGTGGGGCCAAGACATGGGTTTCAAGAAATGTTGCGAGAGTGCATCCAGAATCAGGGGATTAAGGACAATTTAACAGTAGATGAGTATGTTTGTTGCACACTGGACTCCTTTACCGACATATCTCCTAAGTCCTAACAACCCCTTATAGAGTCCTTGACCGACATATCTCCAAACAACCCCCTATAGAGTCCTTGACCAACATATCTCCTAACAACCCCTTATCTATCTAACTTAACTTGAACAAACTCAATCTTAAACCAAACTAACTTGATGACAACTAACTTGACGAGAAAGCTTTTGTGGCCAACATTCCCTTCTCTCCAGAGGGTGCACGATGCCTTCTGTGGCCAATGTTCCCTCCTTTCTAGAGGGTGCACAATGCCTGTGGTGATGCTGGTATGGGCGCTCCAACATGACAGAAGTATGGTTACTGTTACATTTTTTAAGCTAATGTTCAGATATATATTGCCAAACTTTAATGAGCGCTGGTGGGAtggcattatattggatatCTTGATCTGCAATTTAAGTTCATCAGTATGTAGAATTATGCAATTTAAAAGCAATCAACCTGTTTGTTGTTTGTGTGATTTTTATGCGGTTTCTTTGCATCAGATCCTATCAACTATATCCAAGAGTTAGAAAGAAAATCAAAAATAATACACGTTTGGCATACTTCTGACATCACATTATTTGTCTAGGATAATTAATATTATGTCTCTTGATGCCTAGAAAGTAAACTTTCCattgaaaaatcaagtctcaaCCTTGTTGAATACTCATGGCCCTAGTAACTCTGTTGCACGGATACGTCAGTTTAGTAGCGTAtcgcgtatccgatacgtatcgggtACGGATACGCGATGGATACGTATCCTCCGAGTATCcgaattattattattttcgcGAATATTGGATACGTGGGCCGATACATATCAGGCCTGAGGATACGACCCAGCCCACTAAGAAGGGTCCTTATCTCCCCGACGCCCAACCTGCCGCACGCCCCGACGCACCGACGCCCTAACCTCCTCGCGCCGCATCTCCGCCTGGGGACgagcctccgcctccgctcgccggccgccagccaccggcgacgagcctccgcgtcggctcgccggcgacgagcctccGTCCCTTCTCACCCGCCGGCCGCCAACGACGAGCttccgcccctgctcgccgcccctgctcgcctgGTAACGAGCCTCCGCCTTTGCTCGCGGGCCGCCGGCCACTAGCGACGAGCCTTCGCGTCGGCTCACCGGCGACGAGCCTCCATCGCTTCTCACCCGCCGGCCGCCAACGACGAGCTTCCGCCCCTGCGATATGGATCCAAGCTCCAGCGAACTCCCGTGAGCTAATCCACTTCCCCGTTctcgatctcctcttcttcttcagttcgTGGCCGCTTGTTGCTTGATTTCTTTGCTCCCCACTTCGTCTTCCTGTCCCCATTCTCGATCTATTATATTTCTGCAATGCAGACACGCAGTTAGTGACTTCTTGTTGCTTGATTGCTTGTATGCAGTAGATGGCATCCCCAAATATGAGTAGTGCTAGTGCAGGTGCAAGTGCAAGTGCTAGTGCTAGCATAGGATATGAAGCCACACACACAATAGACATCAAGGCTCCACTTTGGGATCATGTCACCATTCTGGAGAAGGCTAAAACTGGTGGAGGAAATACTTTATGGCGCTGCAAGTACTGTACAATGGAAAAACTGAGTAGTTACACTAGAGTTGAAGCTCATTTGCTGCAGAAGGGAAGACTGGGAATAAGTAAATGTCCTAATGTTACATATGAAATGCTTAGTGACATGAGGAAGGAAGTTGAAAGGTGCAAGGATTTGGTGGAAAGATCGAAGACAAGAACTGTTTCTTTGCCTACTGCTCCTTCCTCAAGCAATACTGCTGACACCAACAAGAGGAACAAGAGGGGGCCTGTTTCTGCATTGGAAAAAGCTTGGGCATTAGAAGACCGTAAGCACTTGGATGCTTTAATTTGTAGAGCAATTTATTCTGGAGGAGTATCTTTCAATTTTCTGAGAAATCCATACCTTCGAGAAgcctttgcctttgcttgcagCCGCAACATGCAAGGTTATTTGATTCCTGGTTACAACAGAGCTAGGGAGGGACTTCTgaagcaagaaaggaggcaCCTAGAGACTTTGTTGGACAGCACAAAGAGCACATGGGCTGAGAAGGGAGTCACAATCTGCTCTGATGGTTGGTCAGATCCTCAGAGGCGACCAATCATCAATTTTGTTGCTGTTTCTGACAAGGCACCTATGTTCTTGAGGGCTGATAATTGTGAAGGTGAGTACAAATCAAAAGAATACATTGCTGAAAAGTTGAAGGGTATAATTGAAGAAGTAGGTCGACAAAATGTAGTGCAAATCATTACAGACAATGCTGCAAATTGCAAAGGTGCTGGTCTCATATTAGAATTTGAGTATGATAACATATTTTGGACACCATGTGTTGTGCATACCCTCAATCTTGCTTTGAAAAGTATATGTGAACCTAAAATACGAGACAACCCTTCTGATGAAGAAATGGTTGTTTGGAGGGAACTTGAATTTATGCATGATGTTAAAACTGAGGCTGCTCTGATAAAGAATTTCATAATGAATCATGGCATGCGGCTTTCAATGTTCAATCAGTTCAGCCGTTTGAAGTTACTTTCTATTGTTGAAACAAGATTTGCCTCTGTTGTATGTATGTTGAAGCGGTTTGTTGATGTAAAAACAGCCCTCCAACAAATGGTGATTAGTGACAGATGGAGTGTGTACAGAGAAGTCAGAGATGATTCTCCAACTCCAACAGCCCAAATTGTCAAGGACTTGATACTTAGTGATGTATGGTGGGACAAGGTGGACTTCATTCTTAGGATTACTACTCCTATATATGAAATGATTCGTATAACAGATACCGACACTCCATGTCTTCACTTAGTTTATGAGATGTGGGATTCAATGATAGAGAAAGTGAAGAAAGTTATATATCGATATGAgggcaagcaagaagatgaatcATCAGACTTGTACTCAGTTATTTATGACATATTGATTGCTAGGTGGACAAAAGGAAATAATCCACTTCATTGTTTAGCTCATTCACTTAATCCAAGGTACAAAACTACAAACTACCATTGCAGATATTATTGATTTCATTCACTAAAATCATAATGCCATATTGCAGATACTATAGCAAAAAGTGGCTTGAAGAAGGTGTTGGCCGTGAACCACCCCACAAGGATAAAGAGGTATCAAAAATGAGGATGGTTTGCTTTAAGAAGTTCTTTCCCATGCTAGAAGAGTTGGCTAAAGTAAAAGAAGAGTACTCAAGATTCTCTAGTTGTTCAGAAGAATTTAATGATCCTGACTCAATCCATGATAGATGGGCTGTTTCCCCTATGACTTGGTGGACAAATCATGGACAATCTGCTCCCTTATTGATGAGTTTGGCCATGAAATTGCTTAGCCAACCAGCCTCATCTTCTTGCTGTGAAAGAAACTGGAGCACCTATAGTTTTGTCCATAGTGTCAAGAGAAATGCCTTAACTCCAGAGCGTGCAGAAGATTTGGTCTTTGTGCACTCAAATCTGAGGCATCTGTCAAGAAGAACTGAAGCATACAAGTCAGGAGAGACAAGGATGTGGGATGTAGGAGGGGATTCTTTTGATTCACTTGGTGGTATTGGTATTCTTGAAGTGGCTGACCTGTCCCTTGATGAACCTGAATTGCAAGCTGTGACTTTTGGTTTGGATGCTCAGGAGGTTGATGTTGTGGAAGACAATGAGACAAATGAGTAATAGGAACTTGCTGCTGCATGAATTGCAAACCTGAATAGGCTGAATGCCTTTTATTGCTTTTCCTAAATTTGAGACTACTATATTTGAGACCTTCAGACCTGCTGTTCTGTAATAATAGTACACTTAAGTAGTTAATTGTGAGGTTTTATTGCTATCAGTTTTAAGTTTAGACCTgcattatttctttttattttattttttaaaatattaaacgtatccgcgtatcgggTTTTTTGGGAAATTggagtatccgcgtatccgtatccttccgatACCGATACGCGTATCCGTGCAACTTAGCCTAGTAATCCAAGAAGAATTGCTATCATTTCTGATATAAAATGGTGATAATAGTTCCATCCTTTTGACTGAAATATTGCTGTTTATCTAGGTATTTGGGCAGGAATGCGCACAGTCGGTTACTTCGATGGCAAAATATATGAATGGGTTGGACTGAGCCACTAGTGAAGCATCATGGGTAAGGTATGTTCACTGACAGAATATTAGCAGATGCATGATTTCTCCATTTTATAGCTGGTTACTTCCAAGTCTTGAGAAGCATCACTTGCATTTCTGAAATCATATGGCAAAGAAGGGCATCATTCATTTGGTAGCAACGATCCTCATTTTGAGTTTATTTCTTGATGGGTTACTAATATTTGGTCATGGTTTTGATCATCAGAGCAAGACGATGAAGAAGATTGAAGCCTTTTGTTGGCAACTCTATGCATAGTGCAGCTACTTATCAGCGTGATTTGAACTCTCTTCTCTCATTTCATGTTAGATATAGCACTGGCAATTCTTTGGAAAAAAGGGCTATGTTTTGCTCACCCGCCTGCCAGTTTGATGACCCAATGCCTACCTAGCTGATCATCTCCTGGAGCTTGATTGGGATTGCACTTTTGATTTGGTCTGAGCGACTGAGTCTCCGTGATAAGCATAAGATTTGATTTGTTCAATAGAAAGTTTACTTTCCAGGCATCAAGTACCTTATCTTGGACCATTTCGAATTTGATGTTTTAAGAATACAGCTGATGTACAGTATTTTGCCATGCAACTTACATTACATATTAGGGATGCCCCATTTGTCTACTGTTCCTGGCAGGAATTTGGTTTGCCACAAAATTTCAAATGAAGATTGATGGTtaaatcttaattgtttatagATGAATTTTGTTTCGTCCATACCAACGCTCGTTTTTTTAAAGAAATAAAACCGCAGTGTTTGTGTTTCCGTTCCTTGTAAGCAGGAAATGGTAGTCATATAGTAGAAATGCAGACGctctgttcgctgtgctgtgtctggtgctgatttgttgtgagagaaaagtactgttggctggctagtggctgctggctggtgttggtttagtgtgagagaaaaatattgttggttggatgcagcgaacagagtgagaATGAgctagtggctggtgctgatttgttgtgagagaaaagtactgctggctggtgttgatttggtgtgagaaaaatattgttggttgaatgcagcgaacagagtgagaATGAATTGGCCTGCATTTCGCTGGATGTAAGATAAGATGTAGGGCCTGCGTTAAACAGGCCAAGCCTGTAACTGGGCCTAGCCCCAGTGATCATCCGGCCCGCCGTTTTCCCATTTGGAGTCGAGCAGAGTTGCTCGCTCGCTCACTCGGGAGGAGAAAGGGGAATGAAGATAAGGCTCTAGCGCAGCTTCGTCTTCCTCTTATCCGTGGAGGAAGAACATTGGTCCGACACCATGCTCCCAATGGCCGTCCACCCAGCCACCACGCCGGCCctcgccccgcgcgcccgcctCGCCCCGCCCAGACCTTCCAcctccctggccgccgcctcgtcctccgccgGCTCTCGCATCGTCCGTTTCGAGACCAGGAGGCCGCCCCCTCGTTCGCTCCGCagcgtctccgccgccgccgctgccgacgccgtcgaggcagaggaagaagaggtgcAACTAGGTGGAGGCGGGGATGCGTTTtacgaggaggagccagaggaggTAATGGTCTCCCAAACCCACCGGGATTCGAGGATTACTGGCCCCATTCGTTGCCTGTTACAGCCCTCTTATACAGTAGAACTGTAGAGGAGTCGTGTTTCATTGGTCTCTCACAAATGTCAAGAATCTCAGTGAAACTCAGCTCCAAATGAATTAGACCCTGATTCGTCAATTCTGGTCTTGAATCGGTTAGGCTCAATTCAGTAGAACATCAGTTTgcgcctaggggtggtaatgggccatgactCTAGTGGCCTCTTCATAGCCCAACAAGActcttaaattatttagttcaaaattatataagattagagccggcccttttagggcccggtCCTTAAATTTTCTAgatcaaaatgttgggccctttaccacccctatttGCGCCTAGCTATGAATTTGGTGTCAGTGGAGTCACAAGTCACAACTGATAGAAGGGATAAATCAGGTTAACTGAGCGCGTTAGGATATGTTCTTTCGTAGTTCTGAGCTTCTGCCGAGtatgatttatgcttgtgttGAAAGTAATGTGAGAGTCTTTTAAATGAGCTTGATTTGCTGCCATAGCTTAGCTGTACAGTCTGATGCACTGAAAATGTTCTGAATGTAGTTCGTAGCCAGAGTGGTATATATCATATATGTATGGCCTTTGCTTTCACTGTTGAAACATAATTGTTTACTAATGGACTAAAATGACTCCATGTTTTAAAAAATTACACTTCAGACTACTAATATGTGGGTTTTGGTGCAGACACACCAATGGTAGCAGCATCATGAAGCTAACTAAAACGGCACAATAGCTTtaacatttctttttttttctgcttaGTTTGTGATGTGAACTGTGTTAACACTACAAACTTAGCTTTACTAGGATGGAGGTAATTGGTTTCATCATCAGAATGAAAAATGATATAAATTGAAATCTTGAATGGCAGTATAAGGTGGCGGTGCCCGAGAGACAGGACCCGATGCTGGTACTCAAGTTCATCTGGATGGAGAAGAACATTGGCATAGCACTTGACCAGCTGGTTCCAGGCTATGGCAGCATTCCGTTAAGCCCGTACTACTTTTGGCCACGGAAAGACGCGTGGGAGGAGTTGAGAGCAAAGCTGGAGGAGAAAGAGTGGATCTCGCAGAAGCAGATGATCATCCTTCTCAACCAGGCCACCGACATAATCAACCTCTGGCAGCAGGGCGGCGGGAGCCTGTCAACATGAGTCCCtcactccctcccctccctgttCTTCCAGCCTTGCAAACTTGTTTTTTATTGGTCTTTTGACACGCCTTGTCTATTGTTAATTAATGTTGAAGTCACACGGTACATGGCCTTTTAGATCGGTTTCGGTTCAATCTGTTCTCAGATATGGTTTTGTTCATGGAAATGATCGTGTGATATATTGATCTTCGTGAGCTGAACAATTTGGTCATGGAGTGGAATGACTACTAATGGATAGATTTCATTAGAATTTCAGTCAGTATTTTTTTGGACCAATGCAAGCAAGCCACATAGTCAGATATAGAAAGTGCCAAATAAAAATGGGGTGTTTTCTTTGTGTCTCAGTCAGTTATTACATTGTGAGCATCAAGATATAGAAAAATGACTAATTTCTTGTGTGACCGACAATGTTTTAAAGCAAATGTTTTGTGAACCGGCAAGAACAGATAAAGAAAGTGAACAATGGTACTCTTaggccaatctcagtgggaTTGTCATCGACATAATTATCTAGACTGGAATCTTAAGAACTGTGCTagtggagtgtcatggtgatgacattcCTCTCACATTATGATactcatcttttctctctcctcatgCTATTGGTATAT
This sequence is a window from Panicum virgatum strain AP13 chromosome 7K, P.virgatum_v5, whole genome shotgun sequence. Protein-coding genes within it:
- the LOC120642318 gene encoding uncharacterized protein LOC120642318 isoform X2, which encodes MVQDAPNALALAPVADHPAPPPRLVSKHRPRRRAAASRPPLPPPAPALPDLTQCHCCGVRFPTPQQPGAKPKRRPVRPFGSLWRAVLLCAECLSLVTSAAVCSYCLSLDNPPPEDSAVSCRRCRRFVHLSCIPAQHRTALIQPVDLEDFFCVDCCPTLRPKVGGFNLGMNLEAYPRDPTSVAGGDALRKAVEVKSPSKRGKEAVGAGFAGRGSGDPVLLDEELALQLHLAMNGSQRISRSGNSSSGASVEPGRGNNGVVAGRNTNGNQEICVTNMVAQLDDEEEPGRNKVLKRFRRSYSLITVVLALECVKGKHTKEGMKAKRKCPPVTLQQDGLVNPYKKKYSKRSSIKQAKVECVASRTMSDEKDRDGDHGDNGVAPMK
- the LOC120642318 gene encoding uncharacterized protein LOC120642318 isoform X1, with protein sequence MASPNMSSASAGASASASASIGYEATHTIDIKAPLWDHVTILEKAKTGGGNTLWRCKYCTMEKLSSYTRVEAHLLQKGRLGISKCPNVTYEMLSDMRKEVERCKDLVERSKTRTVSLPTAPSSSNTADTNKRNKRGPVSALEKAWALEDRKHLDALICRAIYSGGVSFNFLRNPYLREAFAFACSRNMQGYLIPGYNRAREGLLKQERRHLETLLDSTKSTWAEKGVTICSDGWSDPQRRPIINFVAVSDKAPMFLRADNCEGEYKSKEYIAEKLKGIIEEVGRQNVVQIITDNAANCKGAGLILEFEYDNIFWTPCVVHTLNLALKSICEPKIRDNPSDEEMVVWRELEFMHDVKTEAALIKNFIMNHGMRLSMFNQFSRLKLLSIVETRFASVVCMLKRFVDVKTALQQMVISDRWSVYREVRDDSPTPTAQIVKDLILSDVWWDKVDFILRITTPIYEMIRITDTDTPCLHLVYEMWDSMIEKVKKVIYRYEGKQEDESSDLYSVIYDILIARWTKGNNPLHCLAHSLNPRYYSKKWLEEGVGREPPHKDKEVSKMRMVCFKKFFPMLEELAKVKEEYSRFSSCSEEFNDPDSIHDRWAVSPMTWWTNHGQSAPLLMSLAMKLLSQPASSSCCERNWSTYSFVHSVKRNALTPERAEDLVFVHSNLRHLSRRTEAYKSGETRMWDVGGDSFDSLGGIGILEVADLSLDEPELQAVTFGLDAQEVDVVEDNETNE
- the LOC120642319 gene encoding 30S ribosomal protein 3, chloroplastic-like — translated: MLPMAVHPATTPALAPRARLAPPRPSTSLAAASSSAGSRIVRFETRRPPPRSLRSVSAAAAADAVEAEEEEVQLGGGGDAFYEEEPEEYKVAVPERQDPMLVLKFIWMEKNIGIALDQLVPGYGSIPLSPYYFWPRKDAWEELRAKLEEKEWISQKQMIILLNQATDIINLWQQGGGSLST